The following are encoded together in the Sphingomonas insulae genome:
- the pgl gene encoding 6-phosphogluconolactonase has protein sequence MTEIEWWDYDDAAELADAVAGDIQFVIESAIEARGSAVIALAGGKTPFPAYEKLAKAKLDWKRVTIVPGDERIVPLGDPLSNVTQLGKLFIPKGARVIPIVPKQTEDYKSAGRSADALMQDLHWPLDLCLLGVGGDGHTASIFPGPDFDEALNGPKERRMLGVMPDPLPPEAPVARVTLSRQGIVTARALMIAVTGKDKRTVIEQAIDQGPSSPYPIGRVLADAELPVDIHWAP, from the coding sequence ATGACCGAGATCGAATGGTGGGACTATGACGACGCGGCCGAACTGGCCGACGCGGTCGCCGGCGATATCCAGTTCGTCATCGAAAGCGCGATCGAAGCCCGCGGCTCTGCGGTCATCGCGCTGGCCGGCGGCAAGACGCCGTTTCCGGCCTACGAAAAGCTCGCCAAAGCGAAGCTGGACTGGAAGCGGGTGACGATCGTGCCCGGGGACGAACGCATCGTCCCGCTGGGCGACCCGCTGTCCAACGTGACGCAGCTCGGCAAGCTGTTCATCCCCAAGGGCGCCCGCGTCATACCGATCGTTCCCAAGCAGACAGAGGATTACAAATCCGCCGGCCGTTCCGCCGATGCGCTCATGCAGGATCTCCACTGGCCGCTCGATCTCTGCCTGCTCGGCGTCGGCGGGGATGGGCATACCGCCTCGATCTTCCCCGGCCCCGATTTCGACGAGGCGCTGAACGGACCGAAGGAACGCCGCATGCTGGGCGTCATGCCCGATCCGCTGCCGCCCGAAGCTCCGGTCGCGCGTGTCACCCTGTCGCGGCAGGGCATCGTCACCGCCCGCGCGCTGATGATCGCGGTCACCGGCAAGGACAAGCGCACGGTCATCGAACAGGCGATCGATCAGGGGCCGTCGTCGCCCTATCCGATCGGCCGCGTCCTCGCCGATGCCGAATTGCCCGTCGACATCCACTGGGCGCCCTGA